One part of the Thermococcus sp. Bubb.Bath genome encodes these proteins:
- a CDS encoding PEGA domain-containing protein, protein MTVKSKGEFKRLKNRKLQTLPLILLLLGSLLWFGGYAAASGSTGNGFFWAGKYSAELSGFVSAAYGDSGLIFTGWLNGAGVNHSDAWLVKLNDDGSISWQKAAEGNYGLSDIEATDGGYIAVGWANGAGISQSDAWIVKLDGDGNVLWQKAVGGAGADVAKAVSVNAFVGDYNGMPWIATFNENGSIVWEKVLKGDGKYGFTSIYTDEYNGRKYYYIVGWANGAGISQKDAWLLKFNENGSKLYWQERVASAGNEEATSITMIPGGILVSIVTDNGTILAKFHYDGYFNWAKFYPGVKINRLINTGDNVIAAGEMNGDGFVMKVDYNGNVLGAVTYGKEGSESFSALSIGGNKAFLGGRMGDNAFALGVPLDSLRIPVCGLVKDVSITPQDVNLTVVKTDLTPEDVNTTEKTTSAQFVETSAQFQQLKAIKELFSVSDPVGDDHGPGTYTYPTNPVFNQTGLFDLTGMSVYETPDSYVFGFHFKNLGGNPWNAPNGFSLQIIEVYLDFKKGGNTSAIKLAANGPGSNVQLDPNHPWDLAFRVFGWGKYLVLPNGTVLNDINVSSDLSTNTILVTVPKKYLNITPDTFVAVLVGSQDGYGVDQWRAVGVNASQWVIGGADPNAVIAGVAPRVMDLLAPAWFKPTQEEQLKSYDANNSKLATVRMVPLSENYGMISVYSTPAGATVSIDGKNVGTSPVKYYLVPAGNHTVKLSMSGYNTYETTITVEPMKEAVVNTTLEKSVGYLTLTSTPSGATVFIDGKQVGTTPLNKYELEPGTHLITLKMSGYQNKTIVVKITAGKEITKSVTLEKPNGYLTLTSTPSNATVIIDGKDVGTTPLNKYELAPGDHTIVLTKEGYQNKTLTVTINPGKETNQSVTLTPLNGYLTLTSDPSGATVIIDGKNVGTTPLNKYELAPGDHTIVLTKEGYQNKTLTVTINPGKETNQSVTLEKIQTTTSSTTTTTTTTTTTSSSSSKKGTSICGPAAIVGLAIVPLLLRKRK, encoded by the coding sequence CGGCGGTTACGCCGCCGCCAGTGGCTCTACTGGAAACGGCTTCTTCTGGGCAGGGAAATACAGTGCGGAGCTCAGCGGATTCGTCTCAGCTGCTTACGGTGATTCGGGCCTCATATTCACTGGCTGGCTCAACGGTGCCGGCGTCAACCACTCGGACGCGTGGCTCGTTAAACTCAACGACGATGGCAGCATATCCTGGCAGAAGGCTGCTGAAGGGAACTACGGCCTTTCAGACATCGAGGCTACTGACGGGGGATACATAGCAGTCGGCTGGGCCAACGGTGCTGGAATATCGCAAAGCGATGCCTGGATTGTAAAACTTGATGGCGATGGAAACGTGCTCTGGCAGAAGGCCGTTGGAGGAGCCGGTGCCGATGTTGCCAAGGCGGTCTCCGTTAATGCCTTCGTTGGAGACTACAACGGAATGCCATGGATAGCTACGTTTAACGAGAACGGAAGCATAGTCTGGGAGAAGGTCCTCAAGGGCGACGGCAAGTACGGCTTCACCAGCATATACACTGACGAATACAACGGAAGAAAGTACTACTACATCGTTGGTTGGGCCAACGGTGCTGGCATCTCCCAGAAAGACGCCTGGCTCCTTAAGTTCAACGAGAACGGAAGCAAACTCTACTGGCAGGAGAGGGTCGCTAGCGCGGGCAACGAAGAGGCAACCTCCATCACCATGATTCCTGGAGGAATACTCGTCTCGATAGTCACCGACAATGGAACCATCCTCGCCAAGTTCCATTACGATGGCTACTTCAATTGGGCCAAGTTCTATCCGGGAGTTAAGATAAACAGACTCATCAACACTGGAGACAATGTTATAGCCGCCGGCGAGATGAACGGCGACGGCTTCGTTATGAAGGTCGACTACAATGGTAATGTCCTCGGCGCGGTCACTTACGGCAAGGAGGGAAGTGAAAGCTTCAGCGCACTCTCCATCGGTGGGAACAAAGCCTTCCTCGGCGGAAGGATGGGTGACAACGCCTTTGCCCTCGGAGTTCCTCTCGACAGCCTGAGGATACCTGTCTGTGGACTCGTGAAGGACGTCAGCATAACACCACAGGACGTCAACCTCACCGTTGTCAAGACCGACCTCACTCCGGAGGACGTTAACACCACTGAGAAAACTACCTCGGCCCAGTTCGTCGAGACCTCAGCCCAGTTCCAGCAGCTTAAGGCAATCAAGGAGCTCTTCTCAGTTAGCGACCCGGTTGGTGACGATCACGGGCCAGGAACTTACACTTACCCAACCAACCCGGTATTTAATCAGACCGGCCTCTTCGACCTCACGGGAATGAGCGTTTACGAAACCCCCGACAGCTACGTCTTTGGATTCCACTTTAAGAACCTTGGTGGTAACCCGTGGAACGCTCCAAACGGTTTCAGCCTCCAGATCATAGAAGTGTACCTCGACTTCAAGAAGGGCGGGAACACTTCTGCCATCAAGCTCGCCGCTAACGGTCCAGGAAGCAACGTCCAGCTTGACCCGAACCACCCGTGGGACCTTGCCTTCAGAGTCTTCGGCTGGGGCAAGTACCTCGTCCTCCCAAACGGCACAGTCCTCAATGATATAAACGTGTCAAGCGACCTCTCAACCAATACAATACTGGTCACAGTCCCCAAGAAATACCTCAACATAACCCCAGACACTTTCGTCGCAGTTCTTGTTGGTTCACAGGATGGGTACGGTGTTGATCAGTGGAGGGCTGTTGGTGTTAACGCGTCACAGTGGGTTATTGGTGGTGCTGATCCCAACGCGGTTATCGCTGGAGTCGCCCCGCGCGTCATGGATCTCCTCGCTCCCGCTTGGTTCAAGCCGACTCAGGAGGAACAGCTCAAGAGCTACGATGCCAACAACAGCAAGCTCGCCACCGTCCGCATGGTTCCACTTTCAGAGAACTACGGCATGATAAGCGTTTACTCAACTCCTGCCGGAGCGACCGTCAGCATCGACGGTAAGAACGTTGGAACCTCGCCGGTCAAGTACTACCTCGTGCCTGCTGGGAACCACACGGTTAAGCTTTCAATGAGCGGTTATAACACTTACGAGACTACCATTACTGTTGAACCGATGAAGGAGGCTGTAGTTAACACCACTCTTGAGAAGAGCGTTGGTTACCTGACCCTCACCAGCACTCCAAGTGGAGCTACTGTCTTCATCGACGGAAAACAGGTTGGAACAACCCCGCTCAACAAGTACGAGCTCGAACCTGGAACCCACCTCATCACCCTCAAGATGAGCGGGTACCAGAACAAGACTATCGTAGTCAAGATCACCGCAGGGAAGGAGATCACCAAGAGCGTTACCCTTGAGAAGCCGAACGGCTACCTGACCCTCACCAGCACTCCCTCAAACGCCACCGTCATAATTGATGGAAAGGATGTTGGAACGACCCCACTCAACAAGTACGAACTCGCCCCAGGAGACCACACAATTGTCCTCACAAAGGAGGGATACCAGAACAAGACTCTGACCGTAACCATCAACCCCGGCAAAGAAACCAACCAGAGCGTCACCCTCACACCACTCAACGGTTACCTCACCCTCACTAGCGATCCAAGCGGTGCTACAGTCATTATCGACGGAAAGAATGTTGGAACGACCCCACTCAACAAGTACGAACTCGCCCCAGGAGACCACACAATTGTCCTCACAAAGGAGGGATACCAGAACAAGACTCTGACCGTAACCATCAACCCCGGCAAAGAAACCAACCAGAGCGTCACCCTTGAGAAGATTCAGACAACAACCTCAAGCACCACGACAACTACAACCACTACCACGACAACCAGCAGCTCAAGCAGTAAGAAGGGGACGAGCATCTGCGGTCCGGCGGCTATCGTCGGCCTCGCCATCGTGCCGCTCCTCCTCAGAAAGAGGAAGTGA
- a CDS encoding tRNA (guanine(10)-N(2))-dimethyltransferase encodes MEIVEVAEGLARLKVPLAGRIYDSPVFYNPLMRLNRDISVFAVKTLAPRKVLDAFSATGVRGIRYALETPVEEVWLNDLSEEAFGLILQNIELNFGVRPVVEGDSAEVSVDRRRILVRRSDANALMSAMFRYFDFVDLDPFGSPAPFLDSALRTVRRKGILGITATDTGVLCGAYRNACRRKYLAEPLRGELCHEVGLRILIGTVVRYAAKYDMGIKVLLAYYRDHYFRVFLKVVNGARKADESLSTLGYLWQDESGKFEYSMGLLPTTPGAAGPLWLGPLEDDAFVQSLHELSLEHPLGDLKTTEFLSLLSSELDVPFYYDTHALARRTGVGIPKLQALIDELLSRGYRTTRTHFSPTSIKTEAPFEEVLSALEKVNNQRHLI; translated from the coding sequence GTGGAGATCGTGGAAGTAGCGGAGGGGCTTGCGAGGCTGAAGGTTCCCCTGGCGGGGAGGATATATGATTCACCCGTCTTTTACAATCCCCTTATGAGGTTAAACCGTGACATCAGCGTTTTCGCCGTAAAGACCCTCGCTCCCCGGAAAGTCCTGGATGCTTTTTCGGCCACGGGAGTTAGGGGAATAAGGTATGCCCTTGAAACCCCTGTCGAGGAGGTGTGGTTGAACGATCTCAGTGAGGAGGCCTTTGGTCTGATACTACAGAACATCGAGCTTAACTTTGGTGTGAGACCGGTTGTAGAGGGCGATTCTGCTGAGGTTAGTGTGGATAGAAGGAGAATCCTCGTGAGGAGGTCGGATGCCAACGCACTCATGTCAGCTATGTTCAGGTACTTTGACTTCGTTGACCTTGACCCGTTCGGCTCCCCCGCACCCTTTCTGGACTCCGCCCTCCGCACGGTCAGAAGGAAAGGGATCCTTGGGATAACCGCCACGGACACTGGCGTCCTCTGCGGTGCATACAGGAACGCCTGCAGGAGGAAGTACCTGGCTGAGCCTCTGAGGGGTGAGCTCTGCCACGAGGTGGGGCTTAGGATACTGATAGGAACCGTCGTCCGCTACGCTGCCAAATACGACATGGGGATTAAGGTTCTCTTGGCCTATTATCGTGATCACTACTTTAGGGTCTTTCTAAAAGTCGTGAACGGTGCCAGAAAAGCGGATGAAAGCCTTTCAACGCTGGGATACCTTTGGCAGGACGAATCTGGGAAGTTTGAGTACTCCATGGGTCTCCTTCCCACTACTCCTGGTGCGGCAGGACCACTCTGGCTGGGCCCGCTCGAGGACGATGCTTTTGTCCAATCTCTCCATGAGCTGAGTCTGGAACACCCCTTGGGGGATCTCAAGACAACCGAATTCCTGTCCCTTCTCAGCTCCGAGTTGGACGTTCCGTTCTATTATGACACCCATGCTCTGGCCAGACGTACCGGGGTTGGTATCCCAAAGCTCCAAGCTCTCATCGATGAACTCCTGAGCAGGGGGTATAGAACAACGAGGACCCACTTCTCGCCCACTTCCATCAAAACGGAGGCCCCCTTCGAAGAGGTTCTCTCGGCGTTAGAGAAAGTTAATAACCAGCGTCACCTAATATGA